A segment of the Centropristis striata isolate RG_2023a ecotype Rhode Island chromosome 15, C.striata_1.0, whole genome shotgun sequence genome:
AGGAACACTTCACACTTAAAATGACCACTTGTATATCAGCTTACCTTGCATGCCTCCATGTTGAGTGGGGAAACCAAAAATGGTCAAGATTGTAGCAAAAACCttaataaattgaattaaatggtttaataacagcaaaactatatcaaaaTATGTGTTgcaaactctcacacaactcaTGCAGTGAAATCAAAGCCTTATTTATCCAGTCATATGCTCAGTACTTaccaaaaagatgcattttcgccaaaatattaaaattaccTCCACCACTGAGTGAATTATGTACAAATGGGCATTTTAAGGCTGAAGTATTCTTTTTAATACCTTCCTTTATtccacatgcatacatgcatatcAGAAATTGGTGCAACAAATTTGCAGCGAATTCTTACTTTTGAAAAGTatgtattgaaaaaaacaacaaccctagATGAAACTGTAGATTATAGAGTGGGCGCCAGGGTCCTGCACACATCATCAAGTCCAGGCTATGCATTGTGTTGTAGGAACCTTACGGTGCAATTACTTGTCCTTCCCTCCCCTGACAAAGTGGCGTGGGCGGAAAAGCTTCTGTTAATCATGAGCTCTATTTTATCACTTCCAGGTAGAGACCCTTTGCAGTGCGAGGGAGCTACATTAGCACACTTGCCGAAAGATCCCCAGCCTGCATTTCCATAATTGTGGCCAAAaatgtcagcaaaaaaaaaaaaaattcatcatTTCCTGTCTCGCCTTATTTCAAACATGTCGATTTTTCAGGTCTGCCTGATGACCCTGCAGCCCTCCTCAGCCCACTACCTGCAGTGAGAAAGGGAGTTAATTCAATGGAACAAAAGGCAGTCTGTATAGTCATTGCCTCTTGTCTTAGCAGTTTGTACGGGGAACCATCAGTGACAGCATGCCTCCAAAGGTTCATTTGTCCGTAATGTACATTACAGTACAGGactgtgtttgtctctgtgcatgtgtgtgtgtgtgtgagagagaaagagagacagagtgcaTAACGGAGGGAGAAATGGAACTATTACCGcgaggtgtgtgtgttctccagtGTGTGTATTCCATTAAATGCAAGCACGGTGTACCAGTGTTAATCTATGTGAGTGGCCAAGCAGGCGGCAGAGTGTGAGTCAGTGCGGGGGTGCGGACATGGAGTGAGGGTAAGGGGCCAACTAATGCTGAGTGGCAGTTGATAATGCCAGACCGTTATATCAGCATCTGCCCTCCGGCTCCATGCTTACCTCTCCGAGCCTGCTGCTGCCATCAAGCATttcaacaaagacacacacacacacacacacacacatgacatgACTGCCTTGCAAACACTCCGCATTCTGCAGCAAACAGTCCCTTGCACAAAATCTAATCAAAAAGAGGTTATGTGGTGCCTCAAGCCATCGTAACAAATTACAACTTCATTTGATGTGTGCATATCTCGTCTgctaacacaaaacaaatatttgcacACATAGTCcctcaaaacagaaacaaagcacCATTTTATTTCCCAGGTAAAGAGCATTGCTTTCCACTTCTCACAAACACAGAGCTGCTGTATGTAATTGCTGCAGCGTCAAGAGGagcttttgtgtgtttattttaaggAATATTTCTAAAATGAGACACGAAAGATGATATTTCTCTGATCAGATAAAAGGTATCAAACATCTAACATTCACATTAATAGAGCGTGACATTTTGAATCAGGACACACAATAATAGCTTAATAAAGTTGGCCTCATGTGACTCTGACGTCTGCAGCTAATATCCAATTAACCTTAGAACATTGCTGATAATATAGAATCCCTGGCTGAATATACAGTGTGAGAATTAACACAGTACATGCagacaaagaaaacatccataaatcacacacacacacacacacacacacacacacacacacctgaaaatAAAAGCCTTGATGCAGTGAAAAAGGAACCCGTATGAGGACTGACAGCTGAATTTAGTGGCACACAAGGCCATAGCGGAGGCTTGGCACTGACAAATGAAGTGTATGGAAATGAGCTCAGCTTTAACATTGTGAATCAACTTGTTTCTACATTATCCTGCACATGAATGTCAGTAACGTCTTCCTTAAACTCCAGCTACAACAAGAATATCAGACATAGCTGTGCACTTGTTTGCCCTTAATGTACAAAATGCTCCATTACAGCAGACCTTGGGAATGACTGGCTGACAGTGgaagtgatttttattttacaataaatagAGCAGAAAAAAGTCAGTTGGGGATTCACATGAGTGTGTCATGTAATCAAAGCATCCCTCTACAACCTAGAGTTGTTTACTTGAGCAAGCCTTTGATTCTTATCTTGTTTCAGGCAAGACTAGCGAGGTTTAAAGCCTTCAGGCAGACTTATGTCAATTCCGCACTGCTACTTTTCAGCAAAGctactgatttttttctccttgccTTGGTATTGATAATGATCACAATTAGAGCCAGAGAGCACAGACGCAATCATTAAGAAAAGCTTTTTGCTGGCGGTACACTTTCATATATATGTGCATGCATTGATTTGTGGGCAAAACTTTATAATAAAGGTACAAATCAGGTTTTATAAGATTGCATGATTTTTAGTGACTCATAAATTAATGCAGGATGCATCATGAATTCCCATTAGTGACCTTTCAGAATTATTTTAGCCACAATGAGTTTTCATCAAACAATGAAAAAGGTTACTAAATTTAACTAAACAATTTGGTTTTGAGAGAAACATATTTACTCCCAGATTATGTTTGTTATTGacttatcagaaaaaaaaatacaaatacaggaCTGCAGTTTGCATCCAGCATGAGACCAAAATGTCAGAGTTGACTTATTTACATACAAAATGCActaattttaacccaaaccattatCTTTTACTAAACTTAACCACatagttttgttgccttaacCTAATCAAATTGATTCCATTTGATAACCATAACCATGTTTTAAACTGTGGTTTTCTTTCAAATCACAAAgataaccatgtgtttaaaactgcagctGTGATCTGGGAGAAATACGTTTCACTCTGTGCTTAAGTGAGAATAGCATTTCAATGAATGggaacataaaaatacattttaggagGCATAGTGCTTCATATATATGCATCTCAATTAGCTGGTTAAGTTAGATAGAAAAAGACAATTCAGACCCATGCATATAATCATGCAAAAGTGACAATTATCCTAACATTTGTAATGTTGGCATATGCTCTAACATGTCTGTCCATTTATTGACTGGCacatgtatttgttttggtttcagTGCACTCCTCCTGTGATACACTCCCCTTCATCAAAAAATATCCTAAAAAACCTACATGCCACCCCCTACTGTGCTGTAGATGTTTGCATTTGACAACCATAAACAGCCTCATGTTTTTATAAGAATAAGAAGTGTTCTGCCTTTACAGACTGATTTAATGCATGGGGGCATACAAATGTATGTAACTAATCACATAAAGTCCGGGACTTCTTTTCTGAACGGTAAGAGCAGCAATTTGTGATGCATCCTGTGTCTATTCATGCTTAAAATCACTGTGTATTGCTTAAGCATGCGTTTTGCACCctcattgtaaagtgttaccgatttgGACACAAATGGCTTCTCACGTGCCTCTgtggtgtgaaaaaaaaattgaaaagaatGGTGATATGTTAAGAGCACAATGCGCTGCTGACAGATGGAGAGTAGCCAGAAATCATGTGAGACAGCAGGTGGAAAATTGTGCAATCCCTGGAAATTGAGCAGAAATTGAGCAGCAAAGCATGGCTGCTCCAGTGGCCCGTGAGCCATGTAGCCACAGAGGATCAGGGCCACCTCAGACAAAAGCTAACAACCAGGCTGCGAAGAGAGATCGGCCCCTGGTGTGCACACCACTTTTCTGTCTGAAGCTGCAGATGTAAGCCATTGATTCTTTGGAGCGCGTCATTAAATGACCCTAATTGATGGCCTGTGAAGAGGTCactctatttttttctcccctcgGCTCCTTAATCTGCAACAAGCCGCagcagaggaaggaaggaacaagGGAGGAAGAAGCAACACACTAACCTTTAATATGTGAGAAGGAAAATGGCTGCGTACCAGCTCTATCTCTacaattttctcttttcattgaGGAAAAGTACTATTTCATTCATGCCATTTCCGTTCATTCATCAGCTGGGGCCAGCCTAGACTCACAGTGCCATCTCCACACCAACATTCTTATCAATGGAAGTGACGTCAGCACTGCCTGCAGCtgggggggtggtggtggggtggTCACGTGGTTCAGTGAGGGGGTATATACAATAAAGTTGCGCTGACAGTGGGGCTGAAAACATTCACTCAATTGTACATTAGCGCCAGGGCTGCTGCCAtacaaacacaccacacaacTAAATAAAGATCGGCCAGtttgtttgccttttttcttGATGTTGGTCACAGGctgaagagagaggggggaaaaactGAAATTCTCTCAGGTGATCCACTATTCATGAAATAATCTTGGCTTTACCCGCGTTGTGAGTTTCACCACTTCCCCACCCCCCAGTGGGACTCCAGGTAAGTGGAACGAAATCTCATTTTGCATCATTCACAACCCATAATCAGATGGacattttctcattaatttaataatcatagaattctgtttttttatctgtaaaaaagaagaaggagtGGTGCGTTTTAGCCTTTGGGAATGTGGAGGATTTTATTTTACGATCTCAACTTTATCAGTAGATTTCATCTATACCTGGTCAATTACTTCTGAACTAGATATTGCGACTGTTtcaatgtgattttttaaaaagtataactgaatacattttgtcactttagctatgtagaaatatttttacaattatttttcttttttctctttaattttttttttaataaaatagagAAATTAACGCATTTACATAACAAACCATTTTTTATGAATGTATTGATATGTATAATAGTAATTGTAGCAACAAAAATCAGTAGAAtatgtaatttttgtatttattttttcggAGGGAATGATTAAAGAATTATGACTCTACAGTGCGTGGGCAATTATGTCtaagaaatatttttgtgtgtagcTGTAAAAATGTGATCGATATTTTTCAAACGTGAACGCTACAAAAATCATGGCATTTTGGGGGAATTTAAAGCCACAGCCAAATTTATGTTATTAAACTCTAATTAAATTAGAGTCTAAATCGCGTCTTCTGTAGGCCAGTTATCTCATTAAGTGGATTTGTTTCGTTTTCCACCTCGCAGATCCAGtttataaaaatggaaatagttaAAATTTGGGCTCCACGCTGCGCGGTGCTGCCCAAATTTGTGCTGGTctgcattccaccactgccactGAGGGGAAACAGCCGACAGCACGCAAGGACAAAACCGCGTTCTTTACTGActgctccccctcctctccgGGTCTTTGTGCAAAAAAGCTTTATCCCCTAAAATTTAACATCCTGCTCATTTACAATTTGAACGGACCACTCAGGGACCGCAGGGTTAAAGAACTCATCCATAGCCAAGAGCTTTACGCATGACTTCCCCGTGCGTGCCGTCTTTATACCGGTGTCCTGGTCACATCGCGTTGATGCATGGATTACCAAAATCAAAGCTAATACACAGACAGAGCTCGGatcattttctattttctcattttttcttaTGTCTTAGACGTTTTGCGCTTAAAATGGCAAGTGCGTGCGTTCTGGTTGGGTTGACTTGGAGGAAAAggtgagatttttaaatgtttcatattgGCAGAAATTTAGATGTAATATTCATACGagcatttatttcctgttgtaACAGTTTACTCGGTAAAATCttatgaaaagacaaaaatatatatgagcATCAATTCATCCGCGCGGTGGAGAGGTAATGACTGGGTTAACGCACGACTACAGACAGAAAATGGCTCATGTGTAGGTTCAAAGCGCAATTTATGTATGCAAATTATTACCTTCCTCTTCAAAGACATGGGCAATTAGATATCGAAAGAATCACGACTGGTTATACGCTCAGATCAGACCTTTATGTCTGTGTTTCCAGATGCACTCTTgaaattgcaacaaaaaaagaaagagaaaaaaaataaatggaccTAATGAGAAATATTATCAACTagaatttgattttgcatcaaaaacatgcaggaaaaaaaatcttatgaCAGAGAGAAGCGTGCAACTTTCTTTGTTGGATCTGGCATGGCTCATCAGACTGCGTGTGGCTGCGTGCTTTGTTCTCAACCGTTTGTTCCATTGAAAACTGCTCACAGTGTCAACTGCTCCTGTATGGTGGCTTCATGGTGGAaagataaattgttttttaatttgaaatgggTAATCTGTGTAATTTTAAATCTCTGGCAGGTGCTCTAGTCCTAAAGTCAGTGAAGTATTTCTTACCAATCATCCTCTGTGCATTTTACATTGGCCTTTTTCACAAAACTGCTGTATATTAATTCAATGATCCAAATGTGCTCACAATGCTGTTTAAAATTCCACATATTCATGAatccagagaaaaaaaacgacAACGCATGTGAATAATTTCTCATGTGTCTTTTGTCCCTCTgccttcctcttttcttcttcagGTGCTTAACCTCCCTCCTGCCAGTTCTGCATGGTCATGACCTGTCAGCACGCCCCTTCCACAGCCCACCTCATCCTATTGGTCCTGCTCATTGTCACTCCACAGCTGGCTGGCACCGCCCCTGCGCGGGGtgagggaagggagggaggggtggaggggggcACCCGGACAGACCTTAAAGAGGACAACCTCGCCCCCTTTCTCTCGCCCCCGCCCCAGAGACTCTCCAGCTCTGACAACGAGTCGCTAGACTGGGGCCGGGGCCCGGGTCAAGATAACCAATCAGATAAAGTGACGGACCCTGCGCAGGTGCTCGCTGTTCTTTTGGAGGCCCTGGACCACCCGGGGGAGAGTGAAATCCACGCgagcagagacagagactgGGAAGAGGATCAGAGTCAGGAGCTGCCCTCCATTGAAGGCTTGGAGGGTGGTGAGATAAGGAGAacaggggagacagagggagagaggggggcagaggaggaggaggaggaggaagaggaggaggaggggcaaGGTGCTGATAAGGCTATTGAACAGCTAATTGTAGGCCATTTGACAGCTGCTCAGGGTGATGATTTAAAGGAAAGGGATGAGGAGGATAAAAACACAAGGTCAGAGGAGGATCAGGGCTGGTCCATTGAGGATGTGGGAGCTGATAGTGTAAATGAGGAGGAAggaaaagatgaagatgaggggCAGGAGGAGGGAAATGATTTAGAAAGTTTCTTAAACAAGGCCAGACCAAGTTCGGCCTCACAGGGAGATGATCCCTCTCTGCAGCGCAAAATAAGAGGCTACTTCCAAAACATTGACTTGGGTCTCCAAGATAATGAGATCCTGCCTCCTCTGAAGGGCTACAAGGCGTACAACACTCAGTTAGCACGAGCCGGAAAGAAGCTGCACTGGGAGGAGAACCAGTCCCGCAACCGGCCCGTCAAGGGGGGCAACTTCATGGATGACTTTGAGGACGAAGgcgaggagctggaggaggaggttgaagaagaagaggagagccTCTCCCATATGGAAGAGGAGGCGAGAGCGCGCGCAGAGAAACAGGAGGTGCTTCGACAGCAGGAGGAGGCGGAGCGagccagagaggaggagcagaggctg
Coding sequences within it:
- the si:dkey-175g6.2 gene encoding probable serine/threonine-protein kinase kinX; protein product: MVMTCQHAPSTAHLILLVLLIVTPQLAGTAPARGEGREGGVEGGTRTDLKEDNLAPFLSPPPQRLSSSDNESLDWGRGPGQDNQSDKVTDPAQVLAVLLEALDHPGESEIHASRDRDWEEDQSQELPSIEGLEGGEIRRTGETEGERGAEEEEEEEEEEEGQGADKAIEQLIVGHLTAAQGDDLKERDEEDKNTRSEEDQGWSIEDVGADSVNEEEGKDEDEGQEEGNDLESFLNKARPSSASQGDDPSLQRKIRGYFQNIDLGLQDNEILPPLKGYKAYNTQLARAGKKLHWEENQSRNRPVKGGNFMDDFEDEGEELEEEVEEEEESLSHMEEEARARAEKQEVLRQQEEAERAREEEQRLADIASDMLLQYMGRKQQSYMKPRQKSSMGAASNTAEDKRSEEVIPDEDDLDQQMIDRLIEISSKLHLPADDVIEIISDVEEKKKKRKELQQLPINSNPVAPRFRPLVPPPLAGPPIYHYTASKNPKKAPYRYNKSNKKWHKDKVKSFKQDYWYKPQKQLDYWYKPQKQFLAFPSYPYYQKPYRAYYPVYFPYPKPQYYGKPAPSRDQPFGPQELDLQAPRRRHRAGGKNRGQGWRQQQPAPRLPLTPYISNYILPHPRTYQPLPPPKPITTPRRGRRPPYYYQQVTPGDDYEEDGLVPQLDSEEELENFIERIYMKRRMY